The genomic DNA GCGCTTTCGGCCCCGTGGGCGTGTCGCTGGCCGTGGGCGCCACGCTGTTCGGCTTCGGCATGCAGCTGGGCGGCGGCTGCGCATCCGGCACGCTTTATACCGTGGGCGGCGGCAGCACGCGCATGCTGCTCACCCTGGCCAGCTTCGTTGCGGGCGCGCTGATCGGCACCGCCCACCTGCCCTGGTGGACGGCCCAATACGACATCGGCGTCGTCCAGCCCGCGCGCAGTCTCGGCCTGTGGCCGGCCATCGCGCTGCAACTGCTGGCCCTGGCCGCGGTGGCATGGCTGGCGCGGCGCTGGGAGCGCCGCAAGCGCGGCACGGTCGCGCCGCTGCATCGCCCGCCTGCCGGCGCGCCGGTCCTGCCGCTGGCCCAGCGCCTGTGGCGCGGCGCCTGGCCGCTGGCTTGGGCCAGCGTCGCCATCGCGGCACTGGGGACGGCCAACCTGCTGTTGTCAGGCCAACCGTGGTCGGTGACCTTCGCCTTCAACCTGTGGGGCGCCAAGCTGGCGGGGCTGGCAGGCCTGGACGTGAGCAGCTGGGAATACTGGACCTGGACCCTGCCGGCCCAGGCGCTGGCTGGACCTGTCCTGGCCGAGACCACTTCCGTCACCAACATCGGGCTCATCCTGGGCGCCTTGCTGGCGGCAGGGCTGGCCGGACGATACGCCCCGGTTGCGCGCGTGCCGGTGGGCAGCGCGGCGGCAGCGATCATCGGCGGCCTGCTGATGGGCTATGGCGCACGGCTGGCTTTCGGCTGCAACGTCGGCGCGCTGCTGAGCGGCATCGCCTCGGGCAGCCTGCATGGCTGGATCTGGTTCGGACTGGCGTTTCTGGGCAGCCTGGCGGGCATCCGCGCGCGCGGCCTGTTCGGACTGAAGGGGTGAGGCGATGACACGGACGACATCCTCCCCTCGCGCCCGCCTGGCGCTGGCAGGGCTGCTGGCCGCGGCGGGGCTGGCCCTGGGCGCGGACTACGCGTCCTTTCGCAGTGCGGGGCCGATCCAGGCCCTGCGCGGCGGCGATCCCGTCGCGGCCGACGACACGGCGGGCAGTGTCGCCCCGTTTTGCGGCTTCGCGCCTTGCGGCATGCCGCTACCCTGCGAACCCTGAGCCCGGCAAAGGGCAGAGGGCGCGGCCTGCCGCCCGCGCGCTACACCGACAGGTGCCGCCGCACGTCCTCGCCGCCGATCTCGTCGCGCCCGCCCCGCGCCACCACTTCCCCCCGCGACAGCACGACGAACTGGTCGGCCAGTTCGCGCGCGAAATCGAAATATTGCTCGCACAGCAGGATGCCGATGTCGCCGCGGGCACGCAGCATCTCGATCACGCGGCCGATGTCCTTGATGATGGAGGGCTGGATGCCTTCGGTGGGCTCGTCCAGGATGATGAGGCGTGGCTTGGCCACCAGCGCGCGGGCGATGGCCAGTTGCTGCTGCTGGCCGCCCGACAGGTCGCCGCCGCGGCGCTTGAGCATGCTGCGCAGCACCGGGAAGAGTTCATAGATTTCGCCGCTGATGCGGCGCGCCTCGCGGCCCGGCAGCGTCGCCATGCCCATGACGATGTTCTCCTCGACGGTCAGCCGCGCGAAAATGTCCCGTCCCTGCGGCACATAGGCCATGCCGCGCGCCGCGCGCCGGTGCGGCGACAGGCGGGTGACGTCCTCGCCGTCCAGCGTGATCGTCCCGCGCGCCACGGGCAGCACGCCCATCAGGCACTTCAGCAGCGTGGTCTTGCCCACGCCGTTGCGTCCCAGCAGCGCCAGGCACTCACCCTGGCGCAGGCCCAGCGACACGCCGCGCAGCGTGTGGCTGCCGCCGTAGTATTGGTCGATGCCCTCAACGTTCAACATGGCTAGCGCCCCAGATAGACTTCGATGACCCGCGCGTCGGCCTGCACCTGCGCCATGGTTCCCTCTGCCAGCACCGAACCCTCGTGCAGCACCGTGACCTTGCCGCCGCCGGCAATACGCGTGACGAAGTCCATGTCGTGTTCCACCACCACCAGCGAATGGCGGCCGCGCAGGGTGTTCAGCAGCTCGGCCGTGCGCTCGGTCTCGGCATCGGTCATGCCCGCCACCGGCTCGTCCAGCAGCAACAGCAGCGGCTGCTGCATCAGCAGCATGCCGATCTCCAGCCATTGCTTCTGGCCGTGCGACAACAGGCCGGCCTCGCGCCAGACGGCGTCCTCCAGGCGGATGAGCGCCAGGGTCTCGCCGATGGCGTCGGCCTGCTCGCCCGTCAGGCGAGAGAAGAGCGTGGGCCGCACCCGCTTGTCGGCCTTCATGGCCAGCTCCAGGTTCTCGAACACCGTGTGCGCCTCGAACACCGTGGGACGCTGGAACTTCCGCCCGATCCCCGAGGCGGCGATCTCGGACTCGGCCAAGCGCGTCAGGTCGATGTTCTGCCCGAAGAAGGCGGTTCCAGACGTGGGGCGGGTCTTGCCGGTGATCACGTCCATCATGGTGGTCTTGCCTGCGCCGTTGGGACCGATGATGCAGCGCAGTTCGCCCACGCCCACGTCCAGGCTGAGCCCGTTCAGGGCCTTGAAGCCATCGAAGCTGACCGTGACGTCGTCCAGGTACAGGATGGCGCCGTGCGTGGTGTCCACGCCGCGCGGGGCCACCCGCCCTGCGGTGGCCTCGCCGGCGGGACCATCGCCCACGGCGCTGCGCGCGTCCAGGTCGGTGAGAGGCGGCATGGCGCTCATGATTTCCTCCAGCCGGCACGCGTGGCCAGTTTGCGGGCCAGGCCCACGAGCCCTTGCGGCAGGAACAGGGTCGTCAGCACGAAGATCAGGCCCAGCGCATACAGCCAGAACTCCGGCAGCACGCTGGTGAACCAGGTCTTCAGCCCATTGACCACGCCCGCGCCCACGATGGGGCCGATGAGCGTGCCGCGTCCGCCCGTGGCCACCCACACCACCATCTCGATGGAGTTCGCCGGCGACATCTCGCCGGGATTGATGATGCCCACCTGCGGCACGTACAGCGCGCCGGCAATGCCGCACAGCACGGCGGACAGGGTCCAGACGAAGAGCTTGAAGCCCAAGGGCTCATAGCCCAGGAAACGCAGCCGGTTCTCGGCGTCGCGCACGCCCATCAGCACGCGGCCATACCGCGATTGCGTCAGCGCCCGCGCCAGCACCAGCCCGCCCGCCAGCGCCGTCAGCGTCACCCAGTACAGCGCGGCGCGCGTGCCCGGCGCGGTGATCTCGAAACCCAGGATGCGCTTGAAGTCCGTGAAGCCATTGTTGCCGCCGAAACCCGTGTCGTTGCGGAAGAACAGCAGCATGGCGGCGAAGGTCAGCGCCTGCGTGATGATGGAGAAATACACGCCCTTGATGCGCGAGCGGAACGCGAAATAGCCGAAGAGGAAGGCCAGCGCCCCGGGCACGAGCACCACCAGCAGCCACGCATACCAGAAGTGTTCGGTGAAGGACCAGTACCAGGGCAGCTCCTTCCAGTTCAGGAAGACCATGAAATCCGGCAGGTTGCGCTGGTAGACGCCGTCGGTGCCGATGGACCGCATCAGGTACATGCCGTGGGCATAGCCGCCCAGCGCGAAGAAGAGGCCATGGCCCAGCGACAGGATGCCGGCATAGCCCCACACCAGGTCCAGCGCCAGCGCCGCCAACGCGAAGCACATGAACTTGCCGAGCAGCGCCACGGTATAGGCCGAGACGTGCAAGGCATGTCCGGCCGGGAAGACCAGGTTCGCCAGCGGCAGCAGCGCCAGCGCCAGGGCGGCGACAGCCAGGGCCAGCCAGGCGCGCGGCGAGAAGAGCGGGCGGCGCGCGCCATGCAGCAGCGCGTGCGCGTCCAGGACCACGGGGGTTGCGGGAGTTTTCATTCGACGCTCCGGCCGCGCGGGGCAAAGAGACCTTGCGGGCGCTTCTGCACGACCAGCACGATCAGCACCAGGATGACGATCTTGGCCATGACCGCGCCGGCATACGGCTCCAGGATCTTGTTGAAGGCGCCCAGGCCCAGCGCGGCGATCACCGTGCCGGCCAGTTGCCCCACGCCACCCAGGACCACCACCATGAAGGAATCGACGATGTAGGCACGGCCGAGATCAGGCCCGACGTTGCCCAGCTGCGACAGCGCCACGCCCGCCAGCCCCGCAATGCCCGAGCCCAGCCCGAAAGCCAGCATGTCGACGCGTCCCGTCGGCACGCCCACGCAATCCGCCATGCGGCGGTTCTGCGTGATGGCGCGCACGAACAGCCCCAGCCGCGTGCGGTTGAGCAACAGCCAGACGAGGCCGACCACCAGCAGCGCGAAGATGAAGATGGCGATGCGGTTGTAGCTGAGCACCAGCCCGTCCATGACGCGCCACCCGCCGGACATCCACGAGGGGTTGCCGACTTCGACGTTCTGGGCGCCGAACAGGCTGCGCACGCCCTGCATCAGGATCAGGCTGATGCCCCAGGTGGCCAGCAGCGTTTCCAGCGGCCTGCCATACAGCCAGCGGATCACCGTGCGCTCCAGCGCCATGCCCACCAGGGCCGTGGCCACGAAGGCCACCGGCAGCGCCGCCAGCACGTACCAGTCCAGCCAGCCCGGCAGGTATTGCCGGAACAGCGTCTGCACGACGAAGGTCGCGTAGGCGCCGATCATCAGCAGTTCGCCGTGCGCCATGTTGATGACGCCCATCAGCCCGAAGGTGATGGCCAGGCCCAGCGCGGCCAGCAACAGCACGCTGCCCAGGCTGAGCCCGAAGAAGAGATGTCCCGCCCACTCCACCATCGCGGCGTGGCGGTCGATGGCCCGCAATGCGCGCTCCGCCGCGGCGCGCACGCCTTCGTCGGGCTCGGCATGGGCGCCGTTTTCCTGGGCGGTCAACGCCGTCAGCAAGGGCCGGAATGCCGGGTTGCCGGTCGTGCCCAGCTTGTCCGCGCCTTCGATGCGGCGCGCGGGATCGGCGCTTTGCAGCATCGTCGCCGCCTGGGCGATCTCCAGCGCTTCGCGCACGGCAGGATGCGACTCCTGCTGCAAGGCCTTCTCGATGAGCGGCAAGCGTGCCGGATCGCCGCCGCGCTGCATGCCGCGGGCGGCCGCCAGGCGGATGCTGGCCTGGGCGGAGAACAACCGCGACCCCGCCAGGGCGCCGTCGATGGCGCGCCGCAGGCGGTTGTTCAGCATCACGGCCTGCGCATCGGCAGGCAAGGGCGCGACATCGCCGCCGCGTGCGTCCCGCCCTGAGTCGGCGGATACGCCCACCCACACCTGGCCTGACGGCGTCACGTAGAGCATGCCGCCCGCCAGGGCTTCCAGCGCCTCGGCCGCGCGCGGGTCGGACGACGCCCCCAGCGCGGCGATGCCGGCGAGCTTGCTGTCGCTGTCATCGTCGGCCAGGCCGGTCAACGCGGCGTCGAGATCCGCCGACGCCGCCGGCTGGGCAGTGGCGGGGGCCGTGTCAGGCGCAGCCGGGGCGGCGAGCGCGCCGCCTCCCAGCAGCAGCGCCGCCCCCAGGAGGCTGGCGCCCAGCCAGCGCGTCAGGCAGATAGGCATCGCGGCGGCTCCCGGTCAGAGACCTTGCTTGCCTTCGTTGCCGGCAATGAACGGACTCCAGGGCTGCGCGCGGATCGGGCCCTTGGTCTTCCACACCACGTTGAACTGGCCGTCGGCGCGGATCTCGCCGATATAGACCGGCTTGTGCAGGTGATGGTTGGTCTTGTCCATTTCCATCGTGAAGCCGTTGGGCGACGCGAAGGTCTGCCCGCCCATGGCGTCGATCACCTTGTCCACGTCCGTGGTCTTGGCCTTCTCCACCGCCTGCTTCCACATGTGCAGGCCGACGTAGGTGGCTTCCATCGGATCGTTCGTGACGACGGTCGACGCGTTGGGCAGGCCCTTGGCCTTGGCATAGGCGCGCCACTTCTCGATGAAACCGTCGTTCACCGGATTCTTCACGGTCTGGAAGTAGTTCCAGGCGGCCAGGTGGCCCACCAGCGGCTTGGTGTCCACGCCGCGCAGCTCTTCCTCGCCGACCGAGAACGCCACCACGGGCACGTCGGTCGCCTTCAGGCCCGCATTGCCCAGCTCCTTGTAGAACGGCACGTTGGAGTCGCCGTTGATCGTGGAGATCACCGCCGTCTTGCCACCGGCCGCGAACTTCTTGATGTTGGCCACGATGGTCTGGTAATCCGAATGACCGAAGGGCGTGTACACCTCGTCGATGTCGCTGTCCTTGATGCCCTTGGAATGCAGGAAGGCGCGCAGGATCTTGTTCGTCGTGCGCGGATAGACATAGTCGGTGCCCAGCAGCACGAAACGGCGCGCGCCGCCGCCGTCCTCGCTCATCAGGTACTCGACGGCCGGGATGGCCTGCTGGTTGGGCGCCGCGCCGGTATAGAACACATTGCGCTCGAGCTCCTCGCCCTCGTACTGCACCGGATAGAAGAGCAGGCCGTTCAGCTCCTTGAAGACGGGCAGCACCGACTTGCGCGACACCGAGGTCCAGCACCCGAACACCACCGACACCTTGTCCTGCGCCAGCAGCTGGCGCGCCTTGTCGGCGAACATCGGCCAGTCCGAGGCCGGGTCCACGACGACGGCCTCCAGCTTCTTGCCCAGCACGCCGCCCTGCGCATTGATCTCGTCGATCGTCATCAACGCCACGTCCTTCAGCGACGTCTCGGAGATGGCCATCGTGCCCGACAGCGAATGCAGGATGCCCACCTTGATGGTCTCCTGCGCCCACGCGGCGGGCAGCCAGGCAGTCGACATCGCCAGCGTGGCGCTGGCCAGGGCAAAGTGTTTCAGTGCGGTTCTGCGTTTCATGAGGGACTCCGTCCTAGGGAAAGGCTGAAAAGGTCCGGCCACATGGCCGGCGCCTGTTGCTGCATGCACATCGACTGCTGACCGGGCGTTGGATACCTGGTTGTATACAAGTGCCATCAAGCAAGTCCCGTGCCAGTCCGCCGCCCTGCCTGGGCGCGGTCGCTGCGCGACTCGGTCAGGGCACCGGTTTGATGCGCCAGTCCCTCAACTGGCGCGCCCCGCACCGCACAAGTGCCAGCGATCGGAACAGCGCCCTGCCAGCCCCCGACCTAGGCGCCATCCGCAACATGGGGCAACAATCAGGCAACACATCGCAAATCGCCCCTCAAAAGCCCGAACAGCCCCCTTACGCACAGATACAAAAGCCTTAAACGAAGAGGACAGATCGGAGATAATTCCTTCCTTGAACCCTTAGATATCGAGGAATGCGCGTGAGCACGCAGACGGCTTTTCCCGCATCGGCCTTCAAGGCCTACGACATCCGGGGCATCGTGCCCGAGCAACTCAACCCAGGCTTCGCCCACGCGCTGGGCCAATCCCTGGGGCAGCGCGCGCGCGCCGCGGGCGTGACCACGCTGGTCGTCGGCCGCGATGGCCGCGACAGCAGCGAAGCGCTGTCGCTGGCGTTGCAGGATGGCCTGAATGCCGTCGGCATCCACACGCTGGACATCGGACAGGTGCCCACGCCGCTGGTCTACTACGGCGCGAACGTGCTCGAGACCGGCTCGGGCGTCGCCATCACCGGCAGCCACAATCCGCCTGAATACAACGGCTTCAAGATGATGCTGTCCGGCGCGGCGCTGTATGGCGACGGCATCACCGGCCTGCGTCCCGCCATGCTCGAGACGCCCGACTACGACGGCCCGGCCGGCACGCGCCAGCAGCGCGACCTGCTGCGCCAGTACATCGACCGCATCGCCTCCGACGTCAAGCTCGCGCGCCCGATGAAGATCGCCATCGATTGCGGCAACGGCGTGGCCGGCGCGGTTGCGCCCGCCCTCTTCCGCGCGCTGGGCTGCGACGTCACCGAGCTCTTCTGCGAGGTCGACGGCAGCTTCCCCAATCACCATCCCGACCCTGCCGACCCGCACAACCTGCAGGACCTCATCGCCTGCGTGCGCGAGACCGACTGTGAACTGGGCCTGGCCTTCGACGGCGACGGCGACCGCCTGGGCGTGGTCACGAAGACGGGCGAGATCATCTGGCCCGACCGCCAATTGATCCTGTTCGCGCGCGACGTGCTGTCGCGCTGTCCCGGCGCCCAGATCATCTATGACGTGAAGTGCAGCCGCTACGTCGCCACCTCGGTGCGCGAAGCGGGCGGCGATCCGCTCATGTGGCGCACGGGCCATTCGCTGGTCAAGGCCAAGCTCGCCGAGACCGGCGCGCCCCTGGCAGGCGAAATGAGCGGCCACATCTTCTTCAAGGAGCGCTGGTACGGCTTCGACGACGGGCTCTATACCGGCGCGCGCCTGCTCGAAATCGTTTCGCGCGAGGCCAACCCGTCGGCGCTGCTGGAAGCCCTGCCGCAGGGTGTGTCCACGCCCGAACTGAAGCTGCCCATGAAGGAAGGCGAACCCTTCGTCCTCATCGACGCGCTGCAACGCCACGGCCGCTTCGACGGCGCCGAGGTGCACACGCTCGACGGCGTGCGCGCCGAGTATCCCGATGGTTTCGGCCTTGCCCGCGCCTCGAATACCACGCCGGTCGTCGTGCTGCGTTTCGAGGCCGACACGCCCGACGCCCTGGCTCGCATCCAGGACGACTTCCGCCGCCAGATCCTGGCCCAGGCTCCCAACGCAGACCTGCCCTTCTGACCATGAGCAATCTCGCCCACAGCCCCGCCTGGATCCGCTTTTCCGCCGAATGCAAGCTCGCTGACCGCGATGCGCAGCACCTGCGCATCCTGGACGCCGCCGGCCTGCGCGTGGACCTGAGCGCACAGGCCTGGTCCCCGCGTTTCGAGCAAGCCGGGCTCACGCTGCTGGCGCAGCAAGGCTTCGAGGCAGCCCGCCGCGACCTGTTCGAAGGCGGCCTGTGCAACTGGACCGAGGGACGCGCCGCCTGGCATACGGCCCTGCGCGCGCCCGAGCCGCCCGCCGCCGTGGCAGCGGAAGTGCGTGAGGGCCGTGCCCGCCTGCGCCGTTTCGTCGAGGGCGTGAATGCACGCAATGCCTACCGCAACGTCGTCCACCTGGGCATCGGCGGCAGCGACTGGGGCCCTCGCCTGGCGGTGGAATCGCTGGCTGGCCACGACACGCGCCGCACGGTCCGCTTCGCGTCCAACATCGACGCGCATGCCATCGACGACGCGCTGGCAGGCCTTGACGCGCAGGACACGCTGGTCATCATCGCCTCGAAGTCGTTCACCACGACCGAGCCGCTGGCCAATGCCGCCCGCGTGGTCGAGTGGATGCGCCAGTGGGGCGTGTCGGACCCCTACCGCCACATCGTGGCGGTCACCGCCAACACCGCCGCCGCGGAGGCGTTCGGCATTTCACCCGACCGCATCTTCTCGCTGTGGGACTGGGTGGGCGGCCGTTATTCGGTGTGGTCGGCCATCGGCATCACCATCGCCCTCGTGCTGGGGCTGGATGCCTTCGACGCCATCCTGGCAGGCGCGGCCGCCATGGACCAGCACTTCCTGGAGGCGCCGCTCACGGCGAATGCGCCCGTGCAGATGGCGCTGGCCGCCGTGGCTAACCGCAGCGTGCTCGGTTTCGCCTCGCAGGCCATCGCGCCCTACGACGCGCGCCTGCGGCACTTCGTGCCCTGGCTGCAGCAGTTGGAAATGGAATCGCTGGGCAAGAACGCCGTGCGCAACGGCACGCCCGCCAGCGTGCCCACCGGCGCCACGGTCTGGGGCATGCCCGGCACCGACGGCCAGCACACCTTCTTCCAATGGCTGCACCAGGATGCCACGGGCGCGCCCGTCGACTTCCTGCTGTGCAAACAGCCCGACCACAACCTGACGCACCATCACCGCCTGCTGCTGGCCAACTGCCTGGCCCAGCGCTCGGCGCTGTTGCGCGGGAAATCCTACGAACAGGCGCTGGAAGAGGCCCAGCGCACCGGTGGCGACCCGGAGCAGGTCGCCTGGCTGGCCCGCCACCGCGTGCATCCGGGCCGGCGCCCGTCGACGCTGATCGTGCTGCCGCGCCTGGCGCCCTATTCGCTGGGCGCGCTGCTGGCGCTGTATGAACACAAGGTATTCACCCAGGGCGTGCTGTGGGACATCAATCCCTTCGACCAGTGGGGCGTCGAGTTCGGCAAGGAGCTGGCCAACAAGCTTGCCCACGACCTGACCGAACCCGGGCCCAGCGGGGTTTCCGACCTGGACCCGTCCACCGCCTATTGGGTGGAAGCCCTGTCGCCGTCGGTCAAGTCGCGGTAGACCTCGAGGTGCACCGCCTGCACGTGGCGGATATCGAAGGCCCGCACCGCCAGGTCGCGCCCCGCCTCGCCCAGGCGGGTGCGCAGCGGCGCATCATCCGCCAGGCGCAGCACCATGTCCGCCAGGGCCTGCGCGTTCTGCACCGGCACCAGCATCCCTGACACATTGGGCTCGATGGCGTCCCGGCAACCGGGCACGTCGGTGGTCACCACCGCGCGCCCGCAAGCCGCGGCCTCGATGAGCGAACGGGGCAGGCCCTCGCGATAGGACGGCAGCACGGCGACGTGCGCATTGGCGTAAAGCTCGGCGATGTCGTGGCGCTCGCCCAGGCATTGCACCGCGCCCTCGGCATTCCACTGCGCCACTTCGGCATCGGTCACCGAGGCCGGATTGCCCGGATCGGGACTGCCCGCCAGCAGCCAGGTCACCGGCGCGCCACGACGCTGCGACAGGCGCGCGGCCTCGACGTACTCATAGACGCCCTTGTCGCGCAACAGGCGCCCCACCATCAGCGCCACGACGGGCGGGGTGGCCGGCTGCGGTTGCACGGTGAACGCGTCCAGGTCCACCCCGGCCCCGCGCACCAGCACCACCTGGCGGCTGCGCACCACGCCGGCATTGAGCAGCATGTCGCGGTCGCTGCCGTTCTGGAAGATCACCCGGCTGTTGCGATGCCCCAATGCCAGGCGATAGAGCGTGACCACCACCGTGCGCAGCGGATCGAAGCCGCCCGGCTTGCGCATGAACACGAACCCCAGCCCGGAAATGGCCGCCACCATGCCGTGCACTTTCGCAAGGCGTGCCGCAATGCCGCCATACAGCACGGGCTTGATGGTGACCAGGTGCACCACGCGCGGCTGCACGCGCCGCAACAGCCGATACAGCGCCCAGACCGTGCCCAGCTCGCGCACGGGATTGCGGCCGCTGCGCGACATGGGAATCACGTGGTGCATCATGCCGTGGCCGCGGATGACGGGCACAGTGTCGCCATCCATGGTCGCCACGTGCACGTCGAAACCGTCGGCCTGCGCCGCCAGCGCCAGCGGCAGCCGGTGCGACAGGAAGAAGGCGGGATTGTTGACGATGAACATCAGCTTGCGGCCATGCCCGGCCTTGCGGGACTCGGCCGGCGCCAGGGACGCCCACGTCCGCTCATAGGCGCGCAGCATCACCGGCAGGCCATAC from Orrella dioscoreae includes the following:
- a CDS encoding glycosyltransferase family 4 protein, giving the protein MFIVNNPAFFLSHRLPLALAAQADGFDVHVATMDGDTVPVIRGHGMMHHVIPMSRSGRNPVRELGTVWALYRLLRRVQPRVVHLVTIKPVLYGGIAARLAKVHGMVAAISGLGFVFMRKPGGFDPLRTVVVTLYRLALGHRNSRVIFQNGSDRDMLLNAGVVRSRQVVLVRGAGVDLDAFTVQPQPATPPVVALMVGRLLRDKGVYEYVEAARLSQRRGAPVTWLLAGSPDPGNPASVTDAEVAQWNAEGAVQCLGERHDIAELYANAHVAVLPSYREGLPRSLIEAAACGRAVVTTDVPGCRDAIEPNVSGMLVPVQNAQALADMVLRLADDAPLRTRLGEAGRDLAVRAFDIRHVQAVHLEVYRDLTDGDRASTQ
- the urtE gene encoding urea ABC transporter ATP-binding subunit UrtE, which codes for MLNVEGIDQYYGGSHTLRGVSLGLRQGECLALLGRNGVGKTTLLKCLMGVLPVARGTITLDGEDVTRLSPHRRAARGMAYVPQGRDIFARLTVEENIVMGMATLPGREARRISGEIYELFPVLRSMLKRRGGDLSGGQQQQLAIARALVAKPRLIILDEPTEGIQPSIIKDIGRVIEMLRARGDIGILLCEQYFDFARELADQFVVLSRGEVVARGGRDEIGGEDVRRHLSV
- the urtD gene encoding urea ABC transporter ATP-binding protein UrtD; translation: MSAMPPLTDLDARSAVGDGPAGEATAGRVAPRGVDTTHGAILYLDDVTVSFDGFKALNGLSLDVGVGELRCIIGPNGAGKTTMMDVITGKTRPTSGTAFFGQNIDLTRLAESEIAASGIGRKFQRPTVFEAHTVFENLELAMKADKRVRPTLFSRLTGEQADAIGETLALIRLEDAVWREAGLLSHGQKQWLEIGMLLMQQPLLLLLDEPVAGMTDAETERTAELLNTLRGRHSLVVVEHDMDFVTRIAGGGKVTVLHEGSVLAEGTMAQVQADARVIEVYLGR
- the urtB gene encoding urea ABC transporter permease subunit UrtB — protein: MPICLTRWLGASLLGAALLLGGGALAAPAAPDTAPATAQPAASADLDAALTGLADDDSDSKLAGIAALGASSDPRAAEALEALAGGMLYVTPSGQVWVGVSADSGRDARGGDVAPLPADAQAVMLNNRLRRAIDGALAGSRLFSAQASIRLAAARGMQRGGDPARLPLIEKALQQESHPAVREALEIAQAATMLQSADPARRIEGADKLGTTGNPAFRPLLTALTAQENGAHAEPDEGVRAAAERALRAIDRHAAMVEWAGHLFFGLSLGSVLLLAALGLAITFGLMGVINMAHGELLMIGAYATFVVQTLFRQYLPGWLDWYVLAALPVAFVATALVGMALERTVIRWLYGRPLETLLATWGISLILMQGVRSLFGAQNVEVGNPSWMSGGWRVMDGLVLSYNRIAIFIFALLVVGLVWLLLNRTRLGLFVRAITQNRRMADCVGVPTGRVDMLAFGLGSGIAGLAGVALSQLGNVGPDLGRAYIVDSFMVVVLGGVGQLAGTVIAALGLGAFNKILEPYAGAVMAKIVILVLIVLVVQKRPQGLFAPRGRSVE
- the urtC gene encoding urea ABC transporter permease subunit UrtC gives rise to the protein MKTPATPVVLDAHALLHGARRPLFSPRAWLALAVAALALALLPLANLVFPAGHALHVSAYTVALLGKFMCFALAALALDLVWGYAGILSLGHGLFFALGGYAHGMYLMRSIGTDGVYQRNLPDFMVFLNWKELPWYWSFTEHFWYAWLLVVLVPGALAFLFGYFAFRSRIKGVYFSIITQALTFAAMLLFFRNDTGFGGNNGFTDFKRILGFEITAPGTRAALYWVTLTALAGGLVLARALTQSRYGRVLMGVRDAENRLRFLGYEPLGFKLFVWTLSAVLCGIAGALYVPQVGIINPGEMSPANSIEMVVWVATGGRGTLIGPIVGAGVVNGLKTWFTSVLPEFWLYALGLIFVLTTLFLPQGLVGLARKLATRAGWRKS
- a CDS encoding YeeE/YedE family protein, encoding MTATTLPAGADAPRRGGQADAPVALAATGAIVLFALACFSLIDLRQGLLALVGAGFGFVLYQASFSFAGGWRAAVTEGRTAGLRAQMLAVGLTTLCVMPLLDAGSVGGQTLTGAFGPVGVSLAVGATLFGFGMQLGGGCASGTLYTVGGGSTRMLLTLASFVAGALIGTAHLPWWTAQYDIGVVQPARSLGLWPAIALQLLALAAVAWLARRWERRKRGTVAPLHRPPAGAPVLPLAQRLWRGAWPLAWASVAIAALGTANLLLSGQPWSVTFAFNLWGAKLAGLAGLDVSSWEYWTWTLPAQALAGPVLAETTSVTNIGLILGALLAAGLAGRYAPVARVPVGSAAAAIIGGLLMGYGARLAFGCNVGALLSGIASGSLHGWIWFGLAFLGSLAGIRARGLFGLKG
- a CDS encoding phosphomannomutase/phosphoglucomutase; this encodes MRVSTQTAFPASAFKAYDIRGIVPEQLNPGFAHALGQSLGQRARAAGVTTLVVGRDGRDSSEALSLALQDGLNAVGIHTLDIGQVPTPLVYYGANVLETGSGVAITGSHNPPEYNGFKMMLSGAALYGDGITGLRPAMLETPDYDGPAGTRQQRDLLRQYIDRIASDVKLARPMKIAIDCGNGVAGAVAPALFRALGCDVTELFCEVDGSFPNHHPDPADPHNLQDLIACVRETDCELGLAFDGDGDRLGVVTKTGEIIWPDRQLILFARDVLSRCPGAQIIYDVKCSRYVATSVREAGGDPLMWRTGHSLVKAKLAETGAPLAGEMSGHIFFKERWYGFDDGLYTGARLLEIVSREANPSALLEALPQGVSTPELKLPMKEGEPFVLIDALQRHGRFDGAEVHTLDGVRAEYPDGFGLARASNTTPVVVLRFEADTPDALARIQDDFRRQILAQAPNADLPF
- the pgi gene encoding glucose-6-phosphate isomerase — its product is MSNLAHSPAWIRFSAECKLADRDAQHLRILDAAGLRVDLSAQAWSPRFEQAGLTLLAQQGFEAARRDLFEGGLCNWTEGRAAWHTALRAPEPPAAVAAEVREGRARLRRFVEGVNARNAYRNVVHLGIGGSDWGPRLAVESLAGHDTRRTVRFASNIDAHAIDDALAGLDAQDTLVIIASKSFTTTEPLANAARVVEWMRQWGVSDPYRHIVAVTANTAAAEAFGISPDRIFSLWDWVGGRYSVWSAIGITIALVLGLDAFDAILAGAAAMDQHFLEAPLTANAPVQMALAAVANRSVLGFASQAIAPYDARLRHFVPWLQQLEMESLGKNAVRNGTPASVPTGATVWGMPGTDGQHTFFQWLHQDATGAPVDFLLCKQPDHNLTHHHRLLLANCLAQRSALLRGKSYEQALEEAQRTGGDPEQVAWLARHRVHPGRRPSTLIVLPRLAPYSLGALLALYEHKVFTQGVLWDINPFDQWGVEFGKELANKLAHDLTEPGPSGVSDLDPSTAYWVEALSPSVKSR
- the urtA gene encoding urea ABC transporter substrate-binding protein, whose protein sequence is MKRRTALKHFALASATLAMSTAWLPAAWAQETIKVGILHSLSGTMAISETSLKDVALMTIDEINAQGGVLGKKLEAVVVDPASDWPMFADKARQLLAQDKVSVVFGCWTSVSRKSVLPVFKELNGLLFYPVQYEGEELERNVFYTGAAPNQQAIPAVEYLMSEDGGGARRFVLLGTDYVYPRTTNKILRAFLHSKGIKDSDIDEVYTPFGHSDYQTIVANIKKFAAGGKTAVISTINGDSNVPFYKELGNAGLKATDVPVVAFSVGEEELRGVDTKPLVGHLAAWNYFQTVKNPVNDGFIEKWRAYAKAKGLPNASTVVTNDPMEATYVGLHMWKQAVEKAKTTDVDKVIDAMGGQTFASPNGFTMEMDKTNHHLHKPVYIGEIRADGQFNVVWKTKGPIRAQPWSPFIAGNEGKQGL